The following coding sequences lie in one Arabidopsis thaliana chromosome 3, partial sequence genomic window:
- the ABCC6 gene encoding multidrug resistance-associated protein 8 (multidrug resistance-associated protein 8 (MRP8); FUNCTIONS IN: ATPase activity, coupled to transmembrane movement of substances; INVOLVED IN: transport, transmembrane transport; LOCATED IN: plasma membrane; EXPRESSED IN: 10 plant structures; EXPRESSED DURING: 6 growth stages; CONTAINS InterPro DOMAIN/s: ATPase, AAA+ type, core (InterPro:IPR003593), ABC transporter-like (InterPro:IPR003439), ABC transporter, transmembrane domain, type 1 (InterPro:IPR011527), ABC transporter integral membrane type 1 (InterPro:IPR017940), ABC transporter, transmembrane domain (InterPro:IPR001140), ABC transporter, conserved site (InterPro:IPR017871); BEST Arabidopsis thaliana protein match is: multidrug resistance-associated protein 7 (TAIR:AT3G13100.1); Has 618731 Blast hits to 341231 proteins in 4024 species: Archae - 11229; Bacteria - 503340; Metazoa - 11410; Fungi - 6818; Plants - 5765; Viruses - 13; Other Eukaryotes - 80156 (source: NCBI BLink).): MENPIDSLLLQPIYLSVLSFFLNLVLLLILFGSWLFKKRVACEDTDAIMNEEFKHISFSYNKLVLICCVSLSVFYSVLSLLSCLHWHTNGWPFLDLLLAALTWGSISVYLFGRYTNSCEQKVLFLLRVWWVFFFVVSCYHLVVDFVLYKKQEMVSVHFVISDLVGVCAGLFLCCSCLWKKGEGERIDLLKEPLLSSAESSDNEEVTAPFSKAGILSRMSFSWMSPLITLGNEKIIDIKDVPQLDRSDTTESLFWIFRSKLEWDDGERRITTFKLIKALFLSVWRDIVLSALLAFVYTVSCYVAPYLMDNFVQYLNGNRQYKNQGYVLVTTFFVAKLVECQTQRQWFFRGQKAGLGMRSVLVSMIYEKGLTLPCHSKQGHTSGEIINLMAVDADRISAFSWFMHDPWILVLQVSLALWILYKSLGLGSIAAFPATILVMLANYPFAKLEEKFQSSLMKSKDNRMKKTSEVLLNMKILKLQGWEMKFLSKILELRHIEAGWLKKFVYNSSAINSVLWAAPSFISATAFGACLLLKIPLESGKILAALATFRILQGPIYKLPETISMIVQTKVSLNRIASFLCLDDLQQDVVGRLPSGSSEMAVEISNGTFSWDDSSPIPTLRDMNFKVSQGMNVAICGTVGSGKSSLLSSILGEVPKISGNLKVCGRKAYIAQSPWIQSGKVEENILFGKPMEREWYDRVLEACSLNKDLEILPFHDQTVIGERGINLSGGQKQRIQIARALYQDADIYLFDDPFSAVDAHTGSHLFKEVLLGLLRHKTVIYVTHQVEFLPEADLILVMKDGKITQAGKYHEILDSGTDFMELVGAHTEALATIDSCETGYASEKSTTDKENEVLHHKEKQENGSDNKPSGQLVQEEEREKGKVGFTVYKKYMALAYGGAVIPLILVVQVLFQLLSIGSNYWMTWVTPVSKDVEPPVSGFTLILVYVLLAVASSFCILIRALLVAMTGFKMATELFTQMHLRIFRASMSFFDATPMGRILNRASTDQSVADLRLPGQFAYVAIAAINILGIIGVIVQVAWQVLIVFIPVVAACAWYRQYYISAARELARLAGISRSPVVHHFSETLSGITTIRSFDQEPRFRGDIMRLSDCYSRLKFHSTGAMEWLCFRLELLSTFAFASSLVILVSAPEGVINPSLAGLAITYALNLNTLQATLIWTLCDLENKMISVERMLQYTNIPSEPPLVIETTRPEKSWPSRGEITICNLQVRYGPHLPMVLHGLTCTFPGGLKTGIVGRTGCGKSTLIQTLFRIVEPAAGEIRIDGINILSIGLHDLRSRLSIIPQDPTMFEGTIRSNLDPLEEYTDDQIWEALDNCQLGDEVRKKELKLDSPVSENGQNWSVGQRQLVCLGRVLLKRSKLLVLDEATASIDTATDNLIQETLRHHFADCTVITIAHRISSVIDSDMVLLLDQGLIKEHDSPARLLEDRSSLFSKLVAEYTTSSESKSKRS; encoded by the exons CATCTTGTGGTAGACTTTGTTCTATACAAGAAGCAAGAAATGGTGTCAGTTCACTTTGTAATTTCTGATTTGGTGGGCGTCTGCGCTGGCTTGTTTCTCTGTTGTTCGTGCTTGTGGAAGAAAGGAGAAGGTGAAAGGATCGACCTTCTCAAAGAACCACTCTTGAGCAGTGCTGAATCTAGTGATAATGAAGAGGTCACTGCACCTTTTTCAAAAGCTGGGATTCTAAGCCGCATGAGTTTCTCCTGGATGAGCCCTTTGATTACCTTAGGAAATGAGAAAATCATAGACATCAAGGATGTTCCTCAACTTGACCGTAGTGACACAACTGAGAGCctattttggatatttaggAGTAAGCTTGAATGGGACGATGGTGAAAGAAGGATCACCACATTTAAGCTAATCAAGGCTCTCTTCCTCTCAGTGTGGCGAGATATTGTTTTGTCAGCTCTGCTTGCTTTTGTCTACACGGTGTCTTGCTACGTTGCACCATATCTCATGGATAATTTCGTTCAGTACCTGAATGGTAACAGACAATATAAGAACCAAGGTTATGTGTTAGTGACAACTTTCTTTGTTGCTAAGCTTGTGGAATGCCAAACACAGAGGCAGTGGTTCTTTAGGGGGCAAAAAGCTGGGCTTGGGATGAGATCGGTCCTGGTTTCGATGATCTATGAAAAGGGGTTGACCCTTCCATGTCATTCGAAGCAAGGACACACTAGTGGCGAGATTATAAACCTCATGGCAGTAGATGCTGACAGGATCAGTGCTTTTAGTTGGTTTATGCATGATCCATGGATACTTGTTTTACAAGTTAGTTTGGCCTTATGGATCTTGTATAAAAGCCTCGGATTAGGATCAATTGCAGCTTTTCCTGCAACTATTTTAGTTATGCTGGCAAATTATCCCTTTGCAAAGTTGGAAGAGAAGTTTCAGAGCAGTTTGATGAAGTCCAAAGACAACagaatgaagaaaacatcGGAGGTCTTACTGAACATGAAGATTCTCAAACTTCAGGGATGGGAGATGAAGTTTCTTTCTAAGATCCTTGAACTTAGACATATTGAAGCAGGCTGGCTAAAAAAGTTTGTGTACAATTCGTCCGCTATCAACTCTGTTTTGTGGGCGGCACCTTCTTTCATATCTGCAACAGCTTTTGGCGCATGTTTATTGCTGAAAATTCCTCTTGAATCAGGGAAGATACTGGCGGCTCTTGCAACTTTCCGGATTCTGCAAGGCCCAATCTACAAACTTCCCGAAACAATCTCAATGATTGTTCAAACTAAGGTATCTCTTAATAGGATTGCATCTTTTCTCTGTCTAGATGACTTGCAGCAAGATGTTGTGGGGAGGCTTCCTAGTGGAAGTTCAGAAATGGCTGTGGAAATCAGTAATGGTACTTTCTCCTGGGATGACTCTTCCCCAATCCCGACATTGAGAGACATGaatttcaaagtttctcaGGGCATGAATGTAGCTATTTGTGGTACTGTTGGCTCGGGGAAATCAAGCCTACTCTCATCCATACTGGGTGAAGTTCCCAAAATATCTGGAAATCTTAAAGTTTGTGGAAGAAAGGCATACATTGCACAATCACCTTGGATCCAAAGCGGCAAAGTCGAAGAGAACATTCTGTTTGGTAAGCCAATGGAAAGAGAGTGGTACGATAGGGTGCTTGAAGCATGTTCTTTAAATAAAGACTTGGAGATACTTCCGTTCCATGACCAGACAGTTATTGGGGAAAGGGGTATCAATTTAAGCGGTGGGCAGAAGCAGCGTATACAAATCGCCCGTGCTCTCTACCAAGACGCAGATATTTATCTGTTTGATGACCCTTTTAGTGCAGTAGACGCTCATACTGGATCACATCTCTTTAAG GAAGTTCTGCTGGGGCTTCTGAGACACAAGACAGTCATATATGTCACTCATCAAGTTGAATTCTTGCCTGAAGCTGATCTTATATTG GTCATGAAAGATGGCAAGATAACACAAGCGGGGAAATACCATGAGATTCTCGATTCAGGAACAGATTTCATGGAACTTGTAGGAGCTCACACTGAAGCCTTAGCAACAATTGATTCATGTGAAACAGGCTATGCTTCTGAAAAATCAACTACGGACAAAGAAAACGAAGTACTCCatcataaagaaaaacaagagaatggTTCGGATAACAAGCCAAGCGGACAACTAGTTCAAGAAGAGGAAAGGGAGAAGGGAAAAGTTGGGTTCACTGTGTACAAAAAATACATGGCACTAGCATACGGAGGAGCAGTTATTCCTTTAATATTGGTGGTACAGGTTCTCTTTCAGCTTCTGAGCATTGGGAGCAATTATTGGATGACCTGGGTGACTCCTGTTTCCAAGGACGTGGAACCTCCAGTGAGCGGCTTCACATTGATTCTAGTCTATGTACTTCTAGCGGTCGCAAGCTCCTTCTGCATACTCATCAGAGCTTTGCTGGTTGCGATGACTGGTTTCAAGATGGCTACTGAACTCTTCACCCAAATGCATCTCCGCATTTTCCGTGCCTCCATGTCATTCTTTGATGCCACCCCAATGGGGCGAATTTTGAATAGA gCTTCTACAGACCAAAGTGTCGCAGATTTGAGATTACCCGGTCAATTTGCATATGTTGCTATCGCAGCTATTAACATTTTGGGGATTATCGGAGTGATAGTACAGGTTGCTTGGCAGGTCCTTATTGTCTTCATCCCTGTCGTCGCTGCATGTGCCTGGTACCGG CAATATTACATATCCGCAGCTCGAGAACTCGCAAGATTAGCTGGAATAAGCAGATCTCCTGTGGTACATCATTTTTCTGAAACACTTTCAGGGATAACAACTATCAGGAGTTTTGATCAAGAACCAAGGTTCCGTGGTGACATCATGAGACTTAGTGATTGTTATTCACGGCTGAAGTTCCATTCGACCGGTGCAATGGAATGGCTCTGCTTCCGCCTTGAACTTTTATCCACTTTCGCATTCGCTTCTTCACTTGTTATCTTAGTTTCTGCCCCTGAAGGAGTCATTAATCCAA gCTTAGCAGGACTGGCGATTACATATGCACTCAATCTAAATACCCTGCAAGCAACTTTAATATGGACGCTTTGTGATCTCGAGAACAAAATGATATCTGTGGAGAGAATGCTTCAATACACAAACATCCCCAGTGAACCACCTCTTGTGATTGAAACAACTCGGCCTGAGAAATCATGGCCTTCTCGTGGAGAGATTACTATCTGTAATCTGCAAGTACGATATGGGCCACATTTGCCCATGGTGCTGCATGGACTGACATGCACTTTTCCAGGAGGCCTGAAAACCGGAATCGTTGGAAGAACAGGATGTGGCAAATCCACTCTAATTCAAACCCTTTTTAGGATTGTGGAACCTGCAGCGGGAGAAATCAGGATAGATGGGATAAACATCTTGTCCATTGGGCTGCATGACCTTCGTTCTAGACTAAGTATCATACCTCAAGATCCAACCATGTTTGAAGGCACGATTCGTAGTAACTTGGACCCTCTTGAGGAATACACTGATGACCAAATCTGGGAG GCACTCGACAATTGTCAACTTGGGGACGAAGTAAGGAAGAAAGAACTAAAGCTGGATTCCCCTG ttagtGAGAATGGACAGAACTGGAGTGTTGGTCAGAGACAATTGGTGTGCCTGGGACGAGTCTTGCTCAAGAGAAGCAAATTACTGGTTCTTGATGAAGCCACAGCTTCTATCGATACCGCTACTGATAATCTGATCCAGGAGACTCTGAGGCACCACTTTGCGGATTGTACAGTGATAACAATCGCACATAGAATATCTTCTGTGATAGACAGCGATATGGTCCTGCTCCTAGACCAAG GTCTTATCAAAGAACATGATTCACCGGCGAGATTGCTAGAAGACAGGTCGTCATTATTCTCAAAGCTTGTGGCAGAGTACACAACAAGTTCtgaatccaaatccaaaagaagCTGA